acgggtgattttaaaggacaaattcctgtcccaatgtgcatcagatatcagaattaagttacagcagctacaacagcaggacTCTGCTGCCTCTTtggatgagatggtccagacagccaccaataccttttataacagagagcaggagaaggaggccaaggcccaggagaaggagataaagaaagagacaaggcatgcccagatgctggccgccctccagagaagccctatggcaaaccccaagtccttgagggacaaggcacgagacagatgcctgatctgtagacaggcAAGGCTTTGAGCCagagtgtccaaaccatgacaagtctcctagaacggcttaccacaaatgccatcaactgggacattgggcggcactctgccctcgggacccaagagcctcaaggtcaagcgccaagcctgccctcacgatggttcaagaggactgaagcggcccgctccagcagcccgcctgtcacagataaccatcatggggctggaccaagggtgcaactggatgtggcaggtaggtccgagaatttcttggttgacacaggggctccCTACTCTGTCCTGATCTcctactccagagccttctcctcccaaacctgtaccattttgggtgctacaggaaaagtaactactaaaagattcaccagagcacttctttgttgctgggatggacaaatattttcccaccagtttctggtggtccctgagtgtcctacccccttattggaaagagatatactcactaaactggggaccacctttgtgatgggaagtttttcagcccctagagctctacagctcctggttactactgaagaacccattacaccttcaatagagagggaccaaaaactatgggaagacaaaattaacccccaggtgtgggaccaggggattcctggatgagcccaccaagctgaaccggtcatcattgtcctccgagatcccactcggtttcctaacgggaaacaatatcctctcaaaatagaggctcgggagggactacagcctttaataaataaattccttgcttgtgggctattggtcctCAACAGttcgccatgtaacaccccaatcctctcagtaaagaaaaagacGGAACCTGGTGACTGGTTCAAGATCTccagatcataaatgaagctgtagtccccctccatcccacagtacccaatccctatgtaatcttgggagaaatcccacccagtgccaagtggtttacagtcttggatctcaaagatgcatttttttttgcataccactggctaaagaatcccaatacctttttgcctttgaatgggaggccccaggagaaaaacaccaacagatgacttggacagtattacctcaggggttcagagatagcccccacctgtttggacaggctCTTACCCAGGacctcctagatctggacctgggacctaatgggaaaatattacaatacgtagatgacctactaatctgctctccagatgagaaaagtgcccaacGACATGCAACTCAGGTTCTAAACTTGGCAGAAAGGGAATATAAAGTCTcccgtgctaaggcacagatggtcgagacaaaggtcacttacctgggagttcagattacacacgggtccaggaggctgtcctctgatcgggtacaaggaatcctccagttgccctcccccacgactcgaaaacaattgcgagctttcctggggctaactggttattgtagaatctggatacccaattatggtctaattgcccagcctttatatgaaagcttaaagggacgagatgattcaatcccactgatgtggggaactcctcaaaagaaggcagagactacactaaaacaggccttaactcaggcacctgccttgaggttgccagacccagaaaaagcattccaactttatgtccatgaaagagagggaatagccttgggagtattaactcaaaggttgggatctgagccccagcctgtagcttacttatccaagaggcttgATCCAACTTCCCGAGGTTGGCccccctgccttcgaaatcttgcagctattgcaatcatgatagaagatgctttaaaactctcctttgggggcaaactaactatttttaccagccaccaagtaaaacaactcctaaatgggagaggccatttatggatgtctgatcaaagaatcttcagatatcaagtaatgctgatggaaaatccaggcctcactatatccccttgtgaggttcttaacccagccaccctcctccctacccccgagggctctctcccctttcactcttgtctagaaaccttcGACCACTGGACAGaaccccgagagggattgtcagaagattctctgaccaatcctgaggaaatccggtacactgatggaagcagctttgtcttggatggaaaaagaagagccgggtatgcagtagtctccaattttgagaccatagaggctaagcctttgccaccaggtacttcagcccaattagctgagctcatagccctgactcgagttttagagctgggaaaaggaaaaagaatagccatttacactgactccaagtatgcctttctggtgctacatgcacatgtggctatttggaaagaaaggggccacttgaccacccaagggtccccaatcaaatatggtgatcagattcttcaactcttggaggcagtccatctgcccactgagatttcagtctcccactgtaaaggacaccaaaaagggaacacggaagtggcacgagggaaccaagcagctgatcaggcagctaggagagcagcattacagaaccatgacctaatagggattgccaccttagttccacagactaatttgccagaaactccttcatatactgaaggtgagactcttaaagctaagagtgaggactttcaagaagatcatatggggtggttccaaaaggagggactcctttttctgcctggaaacctccaatggaagttggttaactccttacatgccactactcatttaggagaaaaggccctccaaagattactagaaaggtccttcagaggaacaggcttccAAACAACTGTAAGACAGGTGATCTCCTCTTATCCCACTttccaattaaacaacccccaaggagctcgaagaccccagctggcccagcccatccaacgacatggggcctacccaggagaggactggcagatggacttcacccagatgccagtttctcaagggtataaatacctattagttatgatagatacattcacaggatggattgaaggctttcccacccggaccgagaaggctgaggaggtggtaaaaaaactgctccatgaaatcattccaagatttggtctgcccaggtcattacaaagtgacaataggacatcatttacttctaagtttACCCAAGGAGTCTCAAAAGCATTGGGCAttgcttattatctccattgtgcctggaggcctcgatcttcaggaaaaatagaaagagccaatcaattcttaaaatcagtgataaaaaaataaccaaggagacttccctgggatggaaggaggctttaccaatagctctcctccacacccgcattgcccctaaggaacaggttggtcttagtccttatgagatgctatatgggagaccttttgtttatgtcaatgacctcttcctagatccagaggttcagaccctccagtcttataccatagccactgggcaattccaacaggatatacgcttgtggggtatgaaccaggacccaaaagattctagagagtcaccactatatgctccaggaactcaagtcctaattgaagtctggaaagatgggcccccaaaggctcaactccagcccacatggaagggcccctaccctgtaatactttctacccccacagcagtcaaggtaccagcaCATGACTCCaggattcactactcacgagtcaagccgtggaataaaacagaagaggacactcaatacacctgtgagcccctgggagagctCAGATACTTATTCAGGACTaccaatgagtgccattctaatgaacacccccaaaatctggtttctggggataagatttctcaggataactctaaggagccaacacagagtgacagagactgtactccaaaacagacaggagatagatcttctgatccctgaacatgGAGGGACTTGAGCTATCCTGgcgatgtgaatttaaaattgaccaatgtccctactagtcctcgttatgctatattgatgatgcctatgattattccatgtactatgaattgtctaacctgttttgtctctgcccagatcaaccagctacaacatgcagtgccagttcaacaaagatataaaactacagctgaccatggaaaatatcacacacccttggacaccgctataaggactctgaggcttgagactagcaagagggggaggcccaatacccctcaccgtcccagttcagcaggaagtagccagaaagacctcgacccccctattcccaaagaattgggcctcccatctcttgaggggggaatgttaggtaggtagaatagagaaaaggagtccaaaatggcggtgacTAAAAGACAAGGTCAAAGGAaagtccgaggaccagagtgaagacttcacgCAGaataaacagcactcctggctaagcccaatttgcatagggcaggcccaggtggaggaaaaaacatataaacgGAGGATCCAAAGCACTTTCTCATGGACTCTCTCTCCTGTGTGCAtgtgctcttttctttctctctctctctcactctctctctctcctgctatcttctaaataaaatggagctgtaacactgatttgcctaagagctgtagcacggtttgtccaagacctgagagctgtgacgtgccgagggctttaatgtccatcactccaatCCTttttgtgacgagacaaagaaccgaggaacatacactcgcgtgacacaaggagtaagcatcttttaaattcatggctgcagtcaccatctacagtgattttggagcccccccaaaaataaagtctgacactgtttccactgtttctccatctatttcccatgaagtgatgggaccagatgccatgatcttcgttttctgaatgttgagttttaagccaactttttcactctccacttacaccttcatcaagaggcttttgagttcctcttcactttctgccataagggtggtgtcatctgcatatctcaggttatttctcccagcaatcttgattccagcttgtgtttcttccagcccagcgtttctcataatgtactctgcatgtaagttaaataagcagggtgataatatacagccttgaggtactccttttcctatttggaatcagtctgttgttccatgtctagttctaactgttgcttcctgacctgcatacagatttctcaagaggcaggtcaggtggtctggtattcccatctctttcaaaattttccagtttattgttatccacacagtcaaaggctttggcatagtcaataaagcagaaatagatgtttttctggaactctcttgctttttggatgatccagcggatgctggcaatttggtctctggttcctctgccttttttcgaaaaccaacttgaacatctggaagttcttggttcacgtattactgaagcctggcttggaataagattttaaaacgTTTTATTccccacctttttttcttttgttttcaggaATTAGAT
This DNA window, taken from Bubalus kerabau isolate K-KA32 ecotype Philippines breed swamp buffalo chromosome X, PCC_UOA_SB_1v2, whole genome shotgun sequence, encodes the following:
- the LOC129639380 gene encoding uncharacterized protein LOC129639380 isoform X5, giving the protein MTSLLERLTTNAINWDIGRHSALGTQEPQGQAPSLPSRWFKRTEAARSSSPPVTDNHHGAGPRVQLDVAETFDHWTEPREGLSEDSLTNPEEIRYTDGSSFVLDGKRRAGSTSYNMQCQFNKDIKLQLTMENITHPWTPL
- the LOC129639380 gene encoding uncharacterized protein LOC129639380 isoform X3, with the protein product MTSLLERLTTNAINWDIGRHSALGTQEPQGQAPSLPSRWFKRTEAARSSSPPVTDNHHGAGPRVQLDVAETFDHWTEPREGLSEDSLTNPEEIRYTDGSSFVLDGKRRAGYAVVSNFETIEAKPLPPAVKVPAHDSRIHYSRVKPWNKTEEDTQYTYQPATTCSASSTKI
- the LOC129639380 gene encoding uncharacterized protein LOC129639380 isoform X6, coding for MPSTGTLGGTLPSGPKSLKVKRQACPHDGSRGLKRPAPAARLSQITIMGLDQGCNWMWQGSLPFHSCLETFDHWTEPREGLSEDSLTNPEEIRYTDGSSFVLDGKRRAGSTSYNMQCQFNKDIKLQLTMENITHPWTPL
- the LOC129639380 gene encoding uncharacterized protein LOC129639380 isoform X4, coding for MTSLLERLTTNAINWDIGRHSALGTQEPQGQAPSLPSRWFKRTEAARSSSPPVTDNHHGAGPRVQLDVAETFDHWTEPREGLSEDSLTNPEEIRYTDGSSFVLDGKRRAGYAVVSNFETIEAKPLPPDQPATTCSASSTKI
- the LOC129639380 gene encoding uncharacterized protein LOC129639380 isoform X2; amino-acid sequence: MPSTGTLGGTLPSGPKSLKVKRQACPHDGSRGLKRPAPAARLSQITIMGLDQGCNWMWQGSLPFHSCLETFDHWTEPREGLSEDSLTNPEEIRYTDGSSFVLDGKRRAGYAVVSNFETIEAKPLPPAVKVPAHDSRIHYSRVKPWNKTEEDTQYTCEPLGELRYLFRTTNECHSNEHPQNLVSGDKISQDNSKEPTQSDRDCTPKQTGDRSSDP
- the LOC129639380 gene encoding uncharacterized protein LOC129639380 isoform X1; translation: MTSLLERLTTNAINWDIGRHSALGTQEPQGQAPSLPSRWFKRTEAARSSSPPVTDNHHGAGPRVQLDVAETFDHWTEPREGLSEDSLTNPEEIRYTDGSSFVLDGKRRAGYAVVSNFETIEAKPLPPAVKVPAHDSRIHYSRVKPWNKTEEDTQYTCEPLGELRYLFRTTNECHSNEHPQNLVSGDKISQDNSKEPTQSDRDCTPKQTGDRSSDP